A section of the Mastomys coucha isolate ucsf_1 unplaced genomic scaffold, UCSF_Mcou_1 pScaffold15, whole genome shotgun sequence genome encodes:
- the Ppdpf gene encoding pancreatic progenitor cell differentiation and proliferation factor — translation MAAIPSSGSLVATHDYYRRRLGSSSSNSSGGSAEYPGDAVPHSPGLPKADPGHWWASFFFGKSTLPFMATVLESPERSADSPQASRNPITGSLAPETMKKQPVMHPGQTNPRTPS, via the exons ATGGCAGCCATTCCTTCCAGCGGCTCGCTCGTGGCTACCCATGACTACTATCGGC GACGCCTGGGCTCCTCGTCCAGCAACAGCTCCGGCGGAAGTGCCGAGTACCCGGGGGACGCCGTACCCCACTCCCCGGGTCTTCCCAAAGCCGACCCAGGCCACTGGTGGGCCAGCTTCTTTTTTGGGAAATCCACCCTCCCATTCATGGCCACAGTGTTGGAGTCTCCTGAGCGCTCTGCAGATTCCCCCCAGGCCTCCAGAAACCCAATCACTGGTAGCCTGGCTCCTGAAACCATGAAGAAGCAGCCAGTCATGCATCCTGGCCAGACCAACCCCAGGACCCCTTCCTGA